A single region of the Candidatus Poribacteria bacterium genome encodes:
- a CDS encoding CPBP family intramembrane metalloprotease, with product MGTLLSSAGLHGWIDFIPIFILGLLLAWTYERTNNLTGCVIAHSMNNLLATVTILLR from the coding sequence ATGGGAACGCTTTTATCTTCGGCCGGGCTCCACGGCTGGATAGATTTCATCCCGATTTTCATCCTGGGCCTTCTGCTCGCTTGGACCTATGAGAGGACGAACAACCTGACGGGATGCGTCATCGCTCATTCGATGAACAATCTACTTGCAACGGTTACAATCCTTTTGAGGTGA
- a CDS encoding DUF366 family protein, translating to MVTRFIDERIDYTGEQLRSHWIYERFGIPGDAMVSFIGRCDVEFDEMVDLEDVLARSPIRSERMLHFIVEHFDVDLERAILRQRLLMAIILDLLNRSVGSLLFRREGDDIFSDDAKLSVSIATCSPVSTLIHVGLNITTENTPVKTAGLVDYGIDPKTLARSIMKAYSDEIKGMTSARVKVRWVR from the coding sequence ATGGTGACGAGGTTTATCGATGAGAGGATAGATTATACCGGCGAGCAACTTCGATCGCATTGGATATATGAGAGGTTCGGAATCCCGGGCGACGCGATGGTCTCCTTCATCGGGAGGTGTGACGTCGAGTTTGATGAGATGGTCGATCTGGAGGACGTCCTGGCGAGAAGTCCTATACGAAGCGAACGGATGCTCCACTTCATCGTCGAGCACTTCGACGTAGATCTTGAAAGGGCGATCCTTCGACAGAGGTTGCTTATGGCTATAATCCTCGATCTCCTGAACCGTTCGGTCGGATCGCTTCTCTTTCGACGGGAAGGTGATGACATATTTTCGGACGATGCGAAGCTCTCCGTGTCGATCGCCACCTGTTCGCCCGTCTCAACTCTGATACATGTCGGCCTCAACATAACCACCGAGAACACCCCCGTTAAAACGGCCGGTCTTGTCGATTACGGCATAGATCCGAAAACCCTGGCGAGATCGATCATGAAGGCATACTCCGACGAGATCAAAGGGATGACTTCAGCGAGGGTCAAGGTGAGATGGGTGAGATGA
- a CDS encoding RluA family pseudouridine synthase, whose amino-acid sequence MGEMRVSLYTVGEAESGLRVDRFLSEKEGISREFAKKLIHNGHVSIDGHPTKPSHRVRSGERIRLEIPPPEPLDLRPERMELDLIYQDDHLIVLNKPPGIAVHPGAGVRSGTLVNALLGMFPDLPGIGGAERPGIVHRLDKDTSGVMVVAKSDLAHRDLIEQFRRREVRKRYLALICGVPHDISFVIDAPIGRSIHDRKKFSVNSVSPKEAITEVRILEDYGRYALIEARPKTGRTHQIRVHLSHIGHPVVGDPMYGGGRKRSIKEAPDEEIRKVMERITRQMLHAHTLSFRHPATGKWMSFSAPIPEDMKEVIERLRRKMN is encoded by the coding sequence ATGGGTGAGATGAGGGTCTCACTGTATACGGTGGGCGAGGCCGAATCGGGTTTGAGGGTGGATAGATTTCTGAGCGAAAAGGAGGGTATATCGAGGGAGTTCGCCAAAAAATTGATCCACAACGGACATGTATCGATCGACGGCCATCCCACCAAGCCGAGCCATAGGGTTCGTTCGGGGGAGCGGATAAGGCTTGAGATCCCCCCGCCTGAGCCTCTTGATCTGCGCCCTGAGAGGATGGAGCTCGATCTGATCTACCAGGACGATCACCTGATAGTGCTGAACAAACCCCCGGGAATAGCGGTTCATCCCGGTGCGGGGGTCAGAAGTGGAACCCTGGTTAACGCCCTTCTGGGGATGTTCCCCGATCTGCCGGGCATCGGAGGAGCAGAGCGGCCGGGGATCGTCCATCGGCTCGACAAGGACACATCCGGAGTTATGGTTGTCGCTAAAAGCGATCTGGCACATCGAGATCTCATAGAGCAGTTCAGGAGGAGAGAGGTTCGTAAAAGGTATCTGGCTCTTATCTGCGGCGTTCCCCATGACATATCCTTTGTGATAGACGCCCCGATAGGCAGGAGCATACATGACAGGAAGAAGTTCTCCGTCAACTCCGTCTCACCTAAGGAGGCAATCACCGAGGTGAGGATATTAGAGGACTACGGAAGATATGCTCTTATAGAGGCCCGCCCCAAAACGGGGAGAACCCATCAGATAAGAGTTCACCTCTCCCATATCGGCCATCCGGTGGTGGGAGACCCGATGTATGGGGGCGGAAGGAAACGTTCGATCAAGGAGGCACCTGATGAGGAGATACGAAAGGTGATGGAACGGATCACCAGACAGATGTTACATGCCCACACCCTGTCATTTAGACATCCGGCAACGGGGAAATGGATGAGCTTTTCAGCTCCTATTCCTGAGGATATGAAGGAGGTGATCGAAAGGCTGAGGAGAAAGATGAATTAA
- a CDS encoding tetratricopeptide repeat protein encodes MFLPVRRDEELPKREMPQSRALRPYKPADYYYRRGLLALYTRNYPKSIALLKDALHIDPHFPMGHYYLGVAYFLSGDRESAISEYRKTVELDPTNYPALFNLGMLYHIEGRYDEAIEVYRRAVKISPDSAEAYIKLGMAYASKGMNDEAVEAYKEAIKIKILEKLGEL; translated from the coding sequence ATGTTCCTGCCTGTCAGGCGTGACGAGGAGCTCCCTAAAAGGGAGATGCCCCAAAGCAGAGCCCTCAGACCTTATAAACCGGCAGATTATTACTATCGGAGGGGGCTCCTCGCTCTGTACACCAGGAATTATCCCAAATCCATAGCTCTCCTTAAGGATGCCCTCCACATAGACCCTCACTTTCCCATGGGGCATTATTATCTCGGCGTGGCATATTTCCTTTCGGGAGATCGTGAATCGGCCATATCCGAGTACAGAAAGACCGTGGAGCTCGATCCCACCAATTATCCGGCCTTGTTCAACCTCGGGATGTTATATCACATCGAGGGGAGATACGACGAGGCGATCGAGGTTTACAGGCGGGCGGTTAAGATCTCTCCCGACTCGGCCGAGGCGTATATCAAGCTTGGAATGGCATACGCATCGAAGGGGATGAATGACGAAGCTGTCGAGGCCTATAAAGAGGCGATAAAGATCAAAATCCTGGAGAAACTGGGTGAACTTTAA
- the speE gene encoding polyamine aminopropyltransferase, whose amino-acid sequence MELWAYEEHNNTRLEFKVKETLFVGRSKYQRIAVLDTVSCGKLLLLDGMIMLTEKFEFVYHDMLVHPPLFVHPSPKRILIIGGGDGGAIREVVRHEEIEQVELVEIDPMVIEVCKKYIPSTACQFDHPKLKIHIEDGVEFIRRVPEGTYDVILVDSTDPIPGGPAVGLYSSEFYEDLFKALSDDGIVTAQIASPYFDEIVLRDYYLMVSEIFPIVRIYLAFTPDYPTGMWAFSFASKRYHPIDDYDPNRYLNSGIETEYYNEEIHRAAFALPTFARKMLQGKG is encoded by the coding sequence TACCAGGCTTGAGTTCAAGGTTAAGGAGACCCTATTCGTGGGAAGAAGTAAATATCAACGTATAGCCGTTCTAGATACGGTGAGCTGTGGTAAGCTGCTCCTCCTGGATGGGATGATAATGCTGACGGAGAAGTTCGAGTTCGTCTATCATGATATGCTTGTCCATCCCCCGCTCTTCGTACATCCCTCCCCAAAGAGAATCTTGATAATCGGCGGGGGCGATGGCGGTGCCATCCGGGAGGTGGTCAGACATGAGGAGATCGAACAGGTGGAACTGGTGGAGATAGATCCTATGGTCATAGAGGTCTGTAAAAAATATATCCCCTCCACGGCCTGTCAGTTCGATCATCCGAAGCTAAAGATTCACATTGAGGATGGCGTCGAGTTTATCAGGCGTGTTCCCGAAGGCACATATGATGTGATATTGGTTGATTCGACCGACCCTATTCCCGGAGGCCCGGCGGTTGGACTCTATAGCTCCGAGTTCTACGAAGATCTCTTCAAAGCCCTAAGTGACGACGGCATAGTAACGGCTCAGATCGCCTCGCCTTATTTCGATGAGATAGTGCTGCGGGATTACTACCTTATGGTTAGCGAGATTTTCCCAATCGTTCGTATATATCTCGCCTTCACGCCCGACTATCCGACCGGAATGTGGGCCTTCTCGTTCGCATCCAAGAGATATCATCCAATAGATGATTACGACCCGAACCGCTATCTGAACTCCGGGATAGAGACCGAATATTATAACGAGGAAATTCACAGGGCGGCTTTCGCTCTTCCGACGTTTGCCAGGAAGATGTTACAGGGAAAGGGATGA